In one Lolium rigidum isolate FL_2022 chromosome 3, APGP_CSIRO_Lrig_0.1, whole genome shotgun sequence genomic region, the following are encoded:
- the LOC124699408 gene encoding uncharacterized protein LOC124699408, producing the protein MGCCRAAPALRSACTAAVAICLLPVIVSLLLIWLPPLSFAVAVVRFHRRRRRMMTTKRGGCCFRGGDEWSPPESEPEGHRVALLHKYLEEQMELVEADAGDAMAAVLAGNPWAA; encoded by the coding sequence ATGGGGTGCTGCCGCGCCGCGCCGGCGTTGCGGTCGGCGTGCACCGCGGCCGTGGCGATCTGCCTCCTCCCGGTGATCGTGTCGCTTTTGCTCATCTGGCTGCCGCCGCTCTCCTTCGCTGTCGCCGTCGTTCGGTTCCACCGCCGACGAAGGAGGATGATGACCACGAAGAGGGGTGGATGCTGCTTCCGCGGAGGTGATGAGTGGTCGCCACCGGAGAGTGAGCCGGAGGGGCATCGGGTGGCGCTGCTACACAAGTACCTCGAGGAGCAGATGGAACTCGTGGAGGCCGATGCCGGGGATGCCATGGCGGCCGTGCTTGCAGGAAATCCATGGGCAGCGTAA